The Diceros bicornis minor isolate mBicDic1 chromosome 15, mDicBic1.mat.cur, whole genome shotgun sequence genome has a window encoding:
- the IL12A gene encoding interleukin-12 subunit alpha isoform X1 has protein sequence MSPPGPASPPPPSPAASTRRRPAASPESAQRPLAMCPPRSLLLTAILVLLNHLDHLSVARNLPTATPGPGMFQCLNHSQNLLRTVSNTLQKARQTLELYPCTSEEIDHEDITKDRSSTAAACLPLELTPNESCLASRESSFVTNGSCLTSGKASFMMTLCLSSIYEDLKMYQVEFKAMNAKLLIDPKRQIFLDQNMLAAIDELMQALNFSSETVPQKPSLEDLDFYKTKIRLCILLHAFRIRAVTINRMMSYLNSS, from the exons ATGTCACCCCCCGGGCCGGCCTCGCCACCACCGCCCTCACCTGCGGCGTCCACCCGTCGGCGTCCCGCGGCCAGCCCGGAGTCCGCGCAGCGCCCGCTCGCCATGTGTCCCCCGCGCA gcctcctcctcacAGCCATCCTGGTCCTCCTGAACCACCTGGACCACCTCAGTGTGGCCAGGAACCTCCCCACAGCCACACCAGGCCCAGGAATGTTCCAGTGCCTCAACCACTCCCAAAACCTGCTGAGGACTGTCAGCAACACCCTTCAGAAG GCCAGACAAACCCTAGAATTGTACCCGTGCACCTCTGAAGAGATCGATCATGAGGACATCACCAAAGATAGGAGCAGCACAGCGGCAGCCTGCCTGCCCCTGGAGCTAACCCCG AATGAGAGTTGCCTGGCTTCCAGAGAGAGCTCTTTCGTCACT AATGGGAGTTGCTTGACCTCCGGAAAGGCCTCTTTTATGATG ACCTTGTGCCTTAGCAGCATCTATGAGGACTTGAAGATGTACCAGGTGGAGTTCAAGGCCATGAATGCAAAGCTTTTGATAGATCCTAAGAGGCAGATCTTTCTGGATCAGAATATGCTGGCAGCTATTGATGAGCTGATGCAG GCCCTGAATTTCAGCAGTGAGACTGTGCCACAAAAGCCCTCCCTTGAAGACCTggatttttataaaactaaaatcAGGCTCTGCATCCTTCTGCACGCCTTCAGAATCCGTGCAGTGACCATCAACAGAATGATGAGTTATCTGAATTCTTCCTAA
- the IL12A gene encoding interleukin-12 subunit alpha isoform X2, with protein MSPPGPASPPPPSPAASTRRRPAASPESAQRPLAMCPPRSLLLTAILVLLNHLDHLSVARNLPTATPGPGMFQCLNHSQNLLRTVSNTLQKARQTLELYPCTSEEIDHEDITKDRSSTAAACLPLELTPNGSCLTSGKASFMMTLCLSSIYEDLKMYQVEFKAMNAKLLIDPKRQIFLDQNMLAAIDELMQALNFSSETVPQKPSLEDLDFYKTKIRLCILLHAFRIRAVTINRMMSYLNSS; from the exons ATGTCACCCCCCGGGCCGGCCTCGCCACCACCGCCCTCACCTGCGGCGTCCACCCGTCGGCGTCCCGCGGCCAGCCCGGAGTCCGCGCAGCGCCCGCTCGCCATGTGTCCCCCGCGCA gcctcctcctcacAGCCATCCTGGTCCTCCTGAACCACCTGGACCACCTCAGTGTGGCCAGGAACCTCCCCACAGCCACACCAGGCCCAGGAATGTTCCAGTGCCTCAACCACTCCCAAAACCTGCTGAGGACTGTCAGCAACACCCTTCAGAAG GCCAGACAAACCCTAGAATTGTACCCGTGCACCTCTGAAGAGATCGATCATGAGGACATCACCAAAGATAGGAGCAGCACAGCGGCAGCCTGCCTGCCCCTGGAGCTAACCCCG AATGGGAGTTGCTTGACCTCCGGAAAGGCCTCTTTTATGATG ACCTTGTGCCTTAGCAGCATCTATGAGGACTTGAAGATGTACCAGGTGGAGTTCAAGGCCATGAATGCAAAGCTTTTGATAGATCCTAAGAGGCAGATCTTTCTGGATCAGAATATGCTGGCAGCTATTGATGAGCTGATGCAG GCCCTGAATTTCAGCAGTGAGACTGTGCCACAAAAGCCCTCCCTTGAAGACCTggatttttataaaactaaaatcAGGCTCTGCATCCTTCTGCACGCCTTCAGAATCCGTGCAGTGACCATCAACAGAATGATGAGTTATCTGAATTCTTCCTAA
- the IL12A gene encoding interleukin-12 subunit alpha isoform X3 yields the protein MSPPGPASPPPPSPAASTRRRPAASPESAQRPLAMCPPRSLLLTAILVLLNHLDHLSVARNLPTATPGPGMFQCLNHSQNLLRTVSNTLQKNESCLASRESSFVTNGSCLTSGKASFMMTLCLSSIYEDLKMYQVEFKAMNAKLLIDPKRQIFLDQNMLAAIDELMQALNFSSETVPQKPSLEDLDFYKTKIRLCILLHAFRIRAVTINRMMSYLNSS from the exons ATGTCACCCCCCGGGCCGGCCTCGCCACCACCGCCCTCACCTGCGGCGTCCACCCGTCGGCGTCCCGCGGCCAGCCCGGAGTCCGCGCAGCGCCCGCTCGCCATGTGTCCCCCGCGCA gcctcctcctcacAGCCATCCTGGTCCTCCTGAACCACCTGGACCACCTCAGTGTGGCCAGGAACCTCCCCACAGCCACACCAGGCCCAGGAATGTTCCAGTGCCTCAACCACTCCCAAAACCTGCTGAGGACTGTCAGCAACACCCTTCAGAAG AATGAGAGTTGCCTGGCTTCCAGAGAGAGCTCTTTCGTCACT AATGGGAGTTGCTTGACCTCCGGAAAGGCCTCTTTTATGATG ACCTTGTGCCTTAGCAGCATCTATGAGGACTTGAAGATGTACCAGGTGGAGTTCAAGGCCATGAATGCAAAGCTTTTGATAGATCCTAAGAGGCAGATCTTTCTGGATCAGAATATGCTGGCAGCTATTGATGAGCTGATGCAG GCCCTGAATTTCAGCAGTGAGACTGTGCCACAAAAGCCCTCCCTTGAAGACCTggatttttataaaactaaaatcAGGCTCTGCATCCTTCTGCACGCCTTCAGAATCCGTGCAGTGACCATCAACAGAATGATGAGTTATCTGAATTCTTCCTAA